The following coding sequences are from one Terrimicrobium sacchariphilum window:
- a CDS encoding PEP-CTERM sorting domain-containing protein, whose amino-acid sequence MKLRIHAAAVIALAITAASSLTAKAATVTDYQNGDIFLGIRALSSDTGQGNSTVYLLNLGNFSEFTNATAGASIQVANLLSDLSAIYGADWYRSSLQWGIFGGLTDTGTDSWASLYASRTVSTSTPWSALSGNPAETTLSNVNKVRNSFNGSLAYGSNLDATTQTTTGEYYKQVTAVGNDFGSGSKWTSIETSLTNQLNLFAINNGDSTVDKVGTFGVSNQGVLTFTAVPEPSTYLLIGLAGTAALIFRRRLTKQNA is encoded by the coding sequence ATGAAATTAAGAATCCATGCGGCCGCTGTGATCGCCCTGGCGATTACCGCAGCCAGTAGCCTCACCGCCAAAGCGGCGACGGTTACAGACTATCAAAACGGAGATATCTTCCTCGGTATCCGCGCCCTCTCATCAGACACAGGACAGGGAAACTCCACCGTTTATCTTCTAAATCTTGGCAACTTCAGCGAGTTCACCAATGCAACGGCGGGAGCGAGTATTCAAGTCGCTAACCTTCTATCTGACTTAAGTGCCATTTATGGCGCTGATTGGTACCGTTCGTCCCTCCAATGGGGAATCTTTGGTGGCTTAACAGACACCGGTACAGATAGTTGGGCTTCCCTTTATGCGTCGCGCACAGTCAGTACCTCAACACCTTGGAGTGCTCTATCAGGAAATCCAGCCGAGACCACTCTGTCCAATGTCAACAAGGTAAGAAACTCCTTCAATGGCTCGTTGGCCTACGGAAGCAATCTTGATGCAACAACCCAGACCACGACTGGAGAGTACTACAAGCAGGTAACTGCTGTGGGCAACGACTTTGGTTCTGGAAGCAAGTGGACAAGCATCGAGACATCTCTCACGAACCAACTGAATCTCTTCGCCATAAATAATGGAGACTCGACGGTAGATAAAGTTGGAACGTTTGGTGTTTCCAACCAAGGCGTCCTGACCTTCACCGCAGTACCAGAACCATCGACCTATCTACTCATCGGTTTGGCAGGAACTGCCGCACTCATCTTTCGCCGCCGTCTGACCAAACAAAACGCCTAG